The following nucleotide sequence is from Channa argus isolate prfri chromosome 9, Channa argus male v1.0, whole genome shotgun sequence.
AACTGAGTGGCACTGATGGGGGTGTATCCGGACTGAAAGTAACTGAATCACCATTATTTCATTCACAGATCTTGCTCATGTTGACAGTGCATGAGACACTTCCACTAAAAGACTGATTAAATATTCGCAGTGTGATCAGTGGAACGATTACATTGTTGATTTAAAGGTGTGTGGGTGCAGAGGGGGTGTGAAAGTTTGTGTTATGCTGATCATGGGGGTTTTCAGGTGGATGTAAACACAATGAGGCCAGGAAGTGAGAATTAAACCACTGTGGCTGTGACAGCTGCTTAACCATcgtgtaaaatgaaaacagagacTGACAACACAGTCAGTCGCACAGCCACATGATTATCAGTGAGAGAACATGTAGTCACAATCTTTTTAGCGAAGGTTTCAGAACAGAAATGAGGTTAAATCAGAAGTTGCTGGTAGAACACTCCAATGCAGTATGAAACTGCACTGAGAGTCCTACAGGTCTTCAACAAGGTCGTTCTGCAccatgactgtgtgtttttctgtgcttcacatttcattcttaTCGTTATCTAATTACATACAACATTTCCACAAATTTCTGAAACAAGTgtggaaaataaatagaaacactaaaatcaacaaaaaagaaaatataaataataccaatagaaacattaaaattaacaaaaaagaaaatataaataataccaatagaaacattaaaattaacaaaaaagaaaatataaataataccAATGCATAAACGACCTAAATAGAAAATGATGCTGGCAAACCTGCTCGTTGGGTAATTTTCCTCTGAATATCAAGAAGAAAAGAGTCAAAGATGAAACTCTGTAATCTGCGTAACAAAGCTCCGTCATCTGAATTCCTGTTTGGATCTGAGATAAAAATCCTTCAGATGTTTTTCCAATGTGATCCCAGACACATACATTATGCAATCTTCAAACGCGTAAACGTCCTTATTTGTTTACAATATTTGAAGAATGGTTAAGGTTTCCATCTGATTTTCACTTGCCAACAATAAGTGTTTCCAGGAAACAGGCCTAATGGTCCTTTTCTACCAAAGACATAAACTTGAGATTCAAGTTTGGCTCAAACTTGGTTTAAATAATAGTCTGGCGTCGTCTTGCAGGCACTGACGGCATGTGGTACCTCAATTTTTTCCAGAAGTTTCTGTTTGCGCACAATCTGACAAATTTGTGAGTTCCCAAAGAGTCTGTCTTCCAATTCAAAGCTCCTTGTCTCCTCTTGATGTAGCAAAGAGATTCTGGCAGGCGGCTGTAATCCACCGGGCCATCTGGTGGAATAAAGGTACTGTCAGTTTGTCAGTCTATTAAAATAGTAGTGAGACAATTAAAGCATGGTTCTCAGGTTCACTTTTCAGAGCCGTTGGCCCTTCAACACGTGCAGTAAATCAGAAGCGACCACAAGCAGATGATTAGCACatcttagcttagcataaagaccaGAGGCACTTTCTTGGCAGTTTCTTGGCTCTAAGCTGTTGCCAACCTATCGTTACTATTGTTACTATTATCTacagtagattttttttcaagccAGTTTCTAGGAAAAAGCAAATCGTTTGTTTGaaataactgcatcaagcctGTGACCCATTGACATCACCAAACATTTGcattcttcttttgtgatgcttttctaGGCTCACTGCATcctctttcagttgttgtttcagttggtCCCTTCATTCTCCCCTTCAGCAGGTAAATGCATGTTCTACATGGTTGAAGTCTGGAGgttttggctgtgtgtttggttcattatcttgctgcatgatCAAGGATCTCACATCAgtttggttgcatctttctctaaattggcagacaaaatgtttctgtagagaTCAgagttcattttgctgctgccatcatttGTTACATTCTCAATGAAGATTAATGAGCCCGTCCCAGAAGAAGCCATGGAAGCCCAAGCCATGGCATTACCTCCactgtctacagcaaaaataaaggaattggtctcactgttccaatacatTGGAGGGGATGTAGGTACAGTATATTCTTATAGAAGTGCCTCCCTATATCAAAGCAATTACAGTTTGCtgttattttggtttattttccaACTAATATCTACAGCAAAGTCTGTCTGAAGCACAGCAGTGTACCCTTACCGATTTCCAGCAGAATCACTCGAGGGTCATCATGGGTTAAAGCGTCATGAAGGCCAACTCTCTGCTCATAGCACAGCTGAATTTGGTTTTCATACATTGGCGACACTTTGTCTGCTTTGTCATTGGCGGTAGTGTGTTTTTCCTCAGATGACAGTATGATGATGATCAGTCTGCGGCACTGATGTACTGTAGCAGCAATGGCATCATGCACCGCTGTAAGAGATCAAACACAGGAAACGGCACAGCATTGCTTGGGTAACTCTTTATTTCTGCAACCTGCCACTTCATGTATGTAACCAGGGAGTCAAAGCTCTGCTGCTGGTGCAtctcaaattcaaaaatgtgttCCCAATGCTGCCTTGCTTATTTGATACTTTGGTACTGgacaatatttttcttttgagcaGTAAAATAACACTACCAATGTATGATGCTTAGCAGTCAACATGAAGAAGACAAGGaagaggcaaaaaaataaactgctttgtgaatatttaattaGAATTTAGACCACAAGGATATGTTATGGTGAGGAAATACTAAACGTAGACTGTGTTTGCacagaattttaaatttgagtcTGTTCCTGACCTTCTCCAGGGCAGTCGTCCCGTCCTCTGATGTACAAGGAGTAGCCATGTTTTCTCTCCAGCTCCTCAGAAAGGACCTGCAGGGCAAAGCTCGCTGTCTCTGCTGACGTCAGGTTGTTGGGATGGAGGAAGCTCACAAAGCCATCATAAAGCTTCCCATCATGCGCTGTAGACAAGACAGCATTGTCTCTGAAccttttaaattattcacaTACACTATTTTCATCCATCTGTTCAAATACCGGTTATTCTTTATTTGGAATCGGCTCTTTTGTGTTGTCAGCTATTTGACAATTAGCCAAACTCTCAACCTAATTTTagttcagttgttgtggccACATAAAGCAAACGAGAGTTCATGGTAGGTTCCAGTGCTGGGTCTGCGTTTCACAGAAAAGTttatacacatactgtagcataAAACACTGACCTTGGTGTTTGGAAAAATGGATGAGCAATTTCCTGTAAGCCAGCACCAGATCGACTTTAAAGAAGAGGAAGGCCACACACAGGACCACCAGAGCCAAGAACGCAGAGACACAGACGGCCACGCTGATCTGCTGAGCTGGAGAGAGGTGGAAGCAGACTTGTGTGGTTTCAGAGTGAATGTAAACAACATGAGTCCAACAAATGTTCGGTGCCCACGTGTACCTGCCATGTACCCTTTTGATAGAAAGCAAACTGTGTAGAAAGCAGtcaatacatttagaaaatagcgtttttgtttgtctatttTTGTGCTTCAACTACTGTCTTTATACCAGCTTCTACTGGCTTCAGACTTTTCACTAGATTTTGGAGCCTGATTGCGAGAGGTCACAGCTCTGTGCAGGCCAGCTACATTCTTCCACATCAAACAGGTTGGAAATAAGAGGGCAAACCCAAGCAGTCCCAAgctgaaaagtagaaaaaactattttcccatgaataaattagttttaaaaaagagggagaagaaaatACCTTCCTGAAGCCACACGGAGCCCGTTTTTTTTCCAAGTGGGCTCTCTACATTGCAACTAATGGGGATCTCCAGGAACTGATGTAGAACTTTAGAGATGGACAGAGTGGACAGACCATACACCCTTCCTCTGTCGTGAAAACTGAAAAGGACAGGACCAGTCAATCAATCAGTCCATCAAACAATGTATCAGTCAGCATGACTGgttttgttctgctgtgttCAATATATTAGAATTGTAGATATTTCGAATATGTTTACAGTTTagagttattttaaataattctctAAATACTTTAACCTTCATAATTTCTGGCCTTGTGTTTTTGGCTCAAACATCAAGTGGCTGACAAATGGTGTTTACTGCCTTTCAGCTTATGTCAGTGCATTCATAGTATGATAAGTCAACTTCAGAGTTTGAATACTTTTTTCCAAaacctttctgtctgtttaacTTGTGTTTAACAGCATGACCACACGCAGGAACTTACTATTTCAATGACACAGTGATTCCCTCAAGATCTTCAGCAAAGGTTCCATCAAAAGTCCAGTGTATGATAATTTCTGGGTCCTCACTGACTCCTATGAGCACTAAACACTTCACCTCCACTGGCATCCCTGGTCATTaggaaatttaaaatataaattattgaaaaacaaacaaaacaagcaaaaacaaattggaAATTTACAGTCATTAGTAATCAATCAATAGATAAACGCATATttcaaaaaaggattttttgttttcagaattaACCTGGGGTAATATCTTTGTATTAACAAGAATACGGGGTGGGGGTAATATTTTCTGACAAGGTAAACAGTAATACTGTAATAACATAataggattattattattttgtttgtttgtttgtttttttgtccttttggcttatcccgtgagttcagggtcgccacagcggatcattgtccgcattgatgttgatttggcacagtttttacgccggatgcccttcctgacgtaaccctccccaatttctactgcgcttggaccggcactgcacagctgggttGGGGAATGGGCTATTgaggttcaatgtcttgcccagggacactttgacctTTAGCTAGGGCTGGGGATCGATCCACTCAACccgtggtccgtggatgactgcctttaccaactgagctacagccgccccataTTATTTTGATAATAAGGAATAAAATAATATCATGTGACTtaagtaatatatatatatatatatatatatatatatatatatatatatatatacacacacacacacaaacacacacacacacttttacagcACACTAAACTCTGGggttgtttaaacaaaaaaaaaacaaaaaggccgTTAGGATTTTTGATTTGGATTCATCCCTTGACATTATCTTATTTCTCAGTCACGTAATGAAAGTTACAAGccatactttcttttttttagttcCCGTTTCAACTTCAGTCACACAGGGTCAACTCACTGTGGAAATGGTTAGAACTTGTCACAGTGTTACTTACCCACTTGAACCACAATCACTTCATTGATAGGGGACACCACATGAGCCTCTATAGCAACTGTATCTGTAAGAAGTGagacaaaaacagtttgaaacatAGATAGATGGAAAGACTTTGCTGTAGATAGATAGGCAGATGGCCTTCTTTCTTATCTAATATTATCGATTTCTTATCTTATAAACTTCTAATACAATAATCTTTAAATTAGGGCAGTGTGTCTGagaatatataataaatgagTTCCATTATAACTAAAGAAGTCTCTatataaattagaaaaaaacaattgcaaaaATTAGTCAAATCTGGGAAGTTAAATGACAAATCactagaaataaacaaaatagcaAATTAGTCTGGTGGTTCAAGTGACCTACGTACCATCAGTAATAGCCAGCTGCATGCTGCGTGCAGCAGTGTACTTCCTGCCACCCACACTAATGTTTACCAGGCAGGTGTATTTCCCAGAATCCCTCTCTGAGACTGCAGACAGCCTCAGGAAGCCTTTGTGATCCACATTGATGGCCTGCACTGGTTGGCAGtcctacacacagaaacagaccaCAATTAGTTGAATATTTGTAGAAAACTAACCcaagacaaagacaagacaTTTGAAGCCAACAAGAAGCAAGCGTGTGATGTGATGTGCATTTGAACAACAATGGAGCTGTATGACTATGAGATTTGCATCAACATTAGCTTCCTTTAAGAatcattttgattattattttattttgttttgcttttagtttCTCCTTtgtcatgtgtatgtgtggcgAGTGGTTAGCGCGAGTGGTtagcacaaagaaaaattaaaggtacatcttttaaaatgaattgtatAATGTAGCCTGATCTGGAGTTTGTGTAATGACCATCCTAAcgcaacaataataataactttaataactGCTCCTTGCTTGTTTAGTGttcttgtttatgtgttttatacTGCCTTTTTCTTGTAgcactttgtgatttgtttttaaatgaaaagcacattatagattaaatgtagaattattattattatcacaaaTGCATCAAGAGAGAACTGCGCATAAATATCATGGAACTGCTTATACCCTCATCCATTGAAtctcttttttaacatttagttcAAAGATCTCTGTCTGTTTGCAAGGAAGGCCTCCATTGACTCCCTCAGGGATGGGCACCGTCTCAGATGGATTGGGACACTCTCCTGGGGATACTGACACCTGAAACGTTATCTGCAATAATCCAGTTTTGTCCCTAAGAGAAGGAGATAAACACTGAGAGAGATGCAGGAAGAggaaattcaagattcaaacaactttattgatcccatagggaaattgtgttgcgtTGTTATGTGGATGTTGAGCTGGATttgattgtgctcacaccagttaacaaaactgtccaccactgattGATACTCAGtctccaccctggatacatccaacaactgcaaagtcatcagaaaacttatGAAGGAggcaggactctgagttgtacctgaagtcagaggtataCAGGGTGAAGGGAAAGGGAGATAGAATTGTCTGAtccctttttaaaatacaatgtatGAGTGTGaggttgttgtttgttttatgtttggcCAATGAGAAATTTAGATACTTCGAGATTAAAATCTAAgaggattttttcttttttatcctaatactaaaaaagaaaaaatcctaCATGTTAAGTTGTTACAGTAGCAGTTCAATATTTGGTGGAGTTTGGAAAACTTGGACTTACTTTACTGTATCATATTGTTTAACCCACACAGATATATTAATGTACAACTTGAAATCAATTATATTAGGGTGAGATGGCCTCGTAAATCAACCCCTGGTTTGTTTAACCTGTTACTCTGAATGTGCGTGGAAACTTGTTCTTGGcagctctttttttccccatgtgtTGCCTACTGCATGTTCATTTCAGATTTCccttaaaataatttaccatGACATCATAAAACCCATGGATAATtaccttctttctttcttgtgaaATGTAACTGACTTGAAAGATCCCATTGTTTGTTCTATGCGAATACACTCTGCAACAACAGAGTTATCAGTATGATAATCTCTGTAGCAGCTTCATTGGTATGAATCTGTTAATATTTTTCTAACAAATAACATCAATGGCCATTCTTTCTTAAAACGATGACTTTATTTCCAATTTCAGTTAATAAGGCTAATGTGAAAGATAATGAAACTGTATCTGAGGCAACTATCTTGTGTTAAGCAACCTGCAATATTGCCTCCTCTCAAAATCTTTGATATGAACTTTTAATTTATGGGCTGATCTTCTTGTTAGATGTTTGAAAGTTAATTCAAAAATTCTATCACAACCAGTCAAACCCACCAACTCACACAGGAGTTTACATACCTTTTCTCACACATGTAGCTTCCATTATGAGAAACCTGCACAGGTAGAAACCACAGCAGCCCATCCCTGACCTCTACTCCAGTAGGCAAGCTCAGATTGTGCCTCCCCATTCTGCTCCAGGTCACATTTGACTGAGTGTCAGCTATGAGGCACCTCAGTATAAACAGGTGGCCGGCACTAACGTAGTAGGTGTCTGTCTCCCCACTGTGGTCTAGAATTGgaagtgaaaaagagaaaccagTGATTTGTCATTCAGTGCGAGTAGTTATCAATCTAATCATTCAGGCCTGTTTATTTGTCTGTTAATAAGTAAAATATCTTTGAGCTCTGAGTCATGGAagaaccaattttttttttcctggtgtAGAAAGCACTTCAATTAGCCAGTCATAAAGAAAGAACTTACTGTTTTAGCTCTTTAAATTTTGCACAAATACTTAAACGACTAATTTCAGAGGGATGGAGAGTTCAAGGAGATTAGAGGTTTGTGCTGAATTATTAGCAGCTGCAGTCAGCTTTTTCTGTAGTtctgtttttctatgttttaaaaatctataGACAAAAAAGTTGTCATTATGAAATTGATTTGTATAAAATATGTGACATACAAATACATCTGCATACTACTCATAATAATCAAATGCATTAACTAAAAAGGCTGCCAACACTTTTGTGTCCCATCTGATGTccttgaaaatatttattttcagccTTATGGAGGACAATGTCCTTCCTCCAAAACGTTTGAGATAAAGTGCAATGCACAGTTATGgtaaaaatcccaaactatCAAGTCAAACAATGAGGTAATTTAGATAAATAGAGGAAATACATTTACCAAAGCTCAAAATGGAAAATCAAACAACTATGCCAACAATTGAACCCAACAGGAAATTTCAAGACATTTAGCCTAGTCCCTGGGAAATGACAGCGGACATTTTCCTCACTGTTGTGTAATTGTTAAAAAACTTGtatttgcagttttcttttttttttaatctctcatGCTTTCTTGTAGTTGTTGTGATGTTTCTCTCATGTTTCCACTCTTACAGCACCTGGTGGCATTGACACACCGACACTGAAATGCTGCATTCACACAAGCCTTAGAATAGTAAGATTTTCATTTATAACTTGAATGAAACTATTATTTGAGCTATGATGCCGCAGCTTTATATAAACCAGTGacaaaatttgaaatgttaaataaaactgataaaaactgATATAGCCTTATTTCTGTAGCTTGGCAAATTTTGGAGATGTTAATCATGTAAACATAGTGTGTCATATTTAAATAACTGCATAGTTATTTATCCcgctaattttattttatttcaaccgATTCCATGGTCGCTCGTGAACGCATCACGAGCCCGGCTTCAGGTGGCGGGCTAACGTTAAATACGTCGGTAATTAGCCAAGAAGATGCTGGAAGGAAGACGAAGGGGGAGAACGAGCAAATGAAACACAGAACGGCAGCAATAAATTCAACGAAAATAGGCAGAAGGGCCAAATACTGAGGGTATTTCGGAAAAGTAAAAAACCAAGAAGCGGGTCCGGTGCTGGAACCGGGCTTTATGCTAGCCGAGGTAGCTGCAAACGTTGGCTCAAACGGTTGACGTTTTCAGCTGCGAACGCCTGTGTTCCCAAAGGAGAAGTGAGTTTCCGAACAATACCGAGCTGCGTCCTGGGTTTGACTATGGCGGTGCGTGATTCTGCTCAGGAAAAGtcaaagaagaaacacaaggTAAGAGCTGACTGTTGGCAGTTTGCTTGTTTCGTGGACCTACACCTCAGCCCCAGCTTGGCTTTCTTATCTTTTAACGTTACCATACATTAGCGCAGTGGTTCTAAACTCCTGGTCCTCATATGACCCCCGCCCCACTATACTTGTTTTCCAAGCAACCCCGCAATACCCACTGCTCATTACCTACAACAGGTGTGtgcagtcaatcagaagctgggaCATACCATCTGGATAAGGATAGAGCGGGGGAAGACAAAGttaattggtatcttccaggtTCTGATTTACTGTACACACCTGAGCTACGTAATTCGCAGTGGGGCGTGCGGGGTTTGTTGGAAAGCAGAGCAATGGTCATTGAGCACCAGGATTGAGAAACTGCATTAAAGTTAGAGCGGCATCTCCTCAATTATCCCTCAAAGCTGTACATGACGAAAAGTGAATCAGTCTGGAGTGAACAGACAGGAATATATGGTTAATGTTAGAAGTTGTTAGATTGTGGACTTTTCAGAACAtgcttgctttatttttttgctatttttatgCCTTATATCCCCTCAGTGCTCTAACAGGAGAGTTTAGAATATGTCgctttcctcctcctcagtctACTATTTGAGAAAATGGCAGAAATGTTCTCTCTGCACTGAAGTGAAGCCTGCAAGTTGTGCAGCGTTGGAAATCAAAGGAAAACGGGACCTTGCTGCATTAAGCTACTATACCTGTTTTTACTCTAGCTTCAGCCTCCCATGCAAAATTCTTTTGTTAAATTTCATACTGAGTAATCCATTAGCTTTTGCACTCATGTTTCACGTAGGGGACTTTTTGGAGATGCAGAAATAAAAGTCAATTTACATATTTGGtgttttgaccttttttattttccagagcAGTCACTTTGAAAGAATCGAGTGGCATTCAAAGCT
It contains:
- the LOC137133452 gene encoding uncharacterized protein, with protein sequence MLSEEAFVFTERLEQHQTAMALSSTLQSLLIFFGIYGICTGYLKGNCSDYKLQFERVFSVPGDIAMLNSALLSPEVFDFKAVPYNITWYVSKTGLELSNQTGRILIHGETLWFLNVTLDDEGEYECIVRTSSQCYQQATMLKVDLPSPGNCGSPRENLQKLTRWVNDNLNCPLKDYITKLKSYNITYSLMWYRGCDPIMNSRDGKYIYRDLTKLMIKMVKAEDKGSYTCTLRFTLGGVMGSVSETIDASLAEDVSLVPQMQEPANEIIKAQMGSHFSKRCLVFVPGIGEHIVHLMWMDKAFISSDPSDRVYTPEQRTWSQDVPINGIWLERTLIFSELWEEDFNTTYTCRAYSFRGNPDAFFTLIPEGKQKTDPNIILPIGAVLAGVTVLIIISVTVYYIYKDEIVLWFRKAFQVQQVLRISFLCMLYDAYVAYPQPYAVGFSKEVETFALHTLPQVLERWRTYFMHGLVEQFKMPCRKEGGKHSTSSEGLVQDILETQHRVTSSMAMAGWGCLLAALSLGLAVTHDHSGETDTYYVSAGHLFILRCLIADTQSNVTWSRMGRHNLSLPTGVEVRDGLLWFLPVQVSHNGSYMCEKRDKTGLLQITFQVSVSPGECPNPSETVPIPEGVNGGLPCKQTEIFELNVKKEIQWMRDCQPVQAINVDHKGFLRLSAVSERDSGKYTCLVNISVGGRKYTAARSMQLAITDDTVAIEAHVVSPINEVIVVQVGMPVEVKCLVLIGVSEDPEIIIHWTFDGTFAEDLEGITVSLKYFHDRGRVYGLSTLSISKVLHQFLEIPISCNVESPLGKKTGSVWLQEAQQISVAVCVSAFLALVVLCVAFLFFKVDLVLAYRKLLIHFSKHQAHDGKLYDGFVSFLHPNNLTSAETASFALQVLSEELERKHGYSLYIRGRDDCPGEAVHDAIAATVHQCRRLIIIILSSEEKHTTANDKADKVSPMYENQIQLCYEQRVGLHDALTHDDPRVILLEIDGPVDYSRLPESLCYIKRRQGALNWKTDSLGTHKFVRLCANRNFWKKLRYHMPSVPARRRQTII